Proteins encoded together in one Corallococcus soli window:
- a CDS encoding glutathione S-transferase family protein encodes MSELTLVVGSKNFSSWSLRPYLALAHTGQPFREVLVPLDTPETAALIAMHSPSGRVPVLKHGDTVVWDSLSICEYLAETFPDAKLWPQQSAARAMARSVTTEMHSGFQALRSHLPMDITARKTVPGVDAPGVHADIARIQALLSGCRERHGKGGPFLFGDFSIADAFYAPVITRFVTYGVPFRPELTSWRDAVLGLPAMLKWTEAARGEAPLARYR; translated from the coding sequence ATGTCCGAGCTCACCCTGGTCGTTGGTTCGAAGAACTTCTCCTCGTGGTCGCTGCGCCCCTACCTGGCCCTGGCCCACACCGGCCAGCCGTTCCGCGAGGTGCTCGTTCCGCTGGACACGCCAGAGACGGCGGCCCTCATCGCCATGCACTCACCCAGCGGCCGCGTGCCGGTGCTCAAGCACGGCGACACGGTGGTGTGGGACTCGCTGTCCATCTGCGAGTACCTGGCGGAGACCTTCCCCGACGCGAAGCTGTGGCCCCAGCAGAGCGCCGCGCGCGCGATGGCGCGCTCGGTGACGACGGAGATGCACTCCGGCTTCCAGGCCCTGCGCAGCCACCTGCCCATGGACATCACCGCGCGCAAGACGGTGCCGGGCGTGGACGCGCCGGGCGTGCACGCGGACATCGCCCGCATCCAGGCCCTGCTGTCCGGCTGCCGCGAGCGGCACGGCAAGGGCGGCCCGTTCCTCTTCGGCGACTTCAGCATCGCGGACGCGTTCTACGCGCCGGTCATCACCCGCTTCGTCACCTACGGCGTCCCGTTCCGTCCGGAGCTCACCTCGTGGCGCGACGCCGTGCTCGGCCTGCCCGCGATGCTCAAGTGGACGGAGGCCGCCCGGGGCGAGGCGCCCCTGGCCCGCTACCGGTAG
- a CDS encoding sensor histidine kinase: MSSPPAHPSLTSLVPPPGELLRTQRKAGRSAVLGLMLLWGAAFVIPFVAYQEDVKTAEGELLTHLSDRAGLQAHALGAHLGLLRSELQRLADHPSLRPEDGASGPEVALLENAFSHTSLFSAGVALVSADGKRMWSDPADMALGRTPLASRLWFRRTVEERVASVGLLDEEGGGLVAVAVPVVRDERVVGLLVGELATASELLPTTPRGTNESMVALLGERGRLLLPATPPPLLRQPELAERLRPLVEAPGAVTLGGTRLLGAAALVPGTGMLLAVLEDEARDREILKRRYLGQLGFHTALFGGVLLLFTVLLRRSYRSLVTAEEQLRRQETMAALGTASSLIAHEVKNALNSMQAALSMIRAKGGETTLPVQALRSQAERLGHLARSLLSFASPQSTQRRSCEMHLLVQDALQAVRLLPEAADVVIETTLQEGLFVKGDPTLLVSAVDNLMRNAVEAGAVAHDIGQQPTPRVQVRLLRDGGEVVLIVEDNAGGVPPAFEPRLWEPFAVGRSKGIGLGLPMVRTAIRAHDGGSVSYTRVPGGSLFTVRLPLEKMAS; encoded by the coding sequence ATGTCGTCGCCTCCGGCCCATCCCTCCCTGACGTCTCTCGTGCCCCCACCGGGCGAGCTTCTTCGCACGCAGAGAAAAGCGGGCCGGTCCGCCGTGCTCGGCCTGATGCTCCTCTGGGGCGCCGCCTTCGTCATCCCCTTCGTGGCCTACCAGGAGGACGTGAAGACGGCGGAGGGCGAGCTGCTCACCCACCTGTCGGACCGCGCGGGCCTCCAGGCCCATGCGCTGGGCGCGCATCTGGGGTTGCTGCGCTCGGAGCTGCAGCGGCTCGCGGATCACCCGTCGCTCAGGCCCGAGGATGGAGCCTCGGGACCCGAGGTCGCGCTCCTCGAGAATGCCTTCAGCCACACGTCCCTCTTCTCGGCGGGGGTCGCGCTGGTGTCGGCGGACGGCAAGCGCATGTGGAGCGACCCGGCGGACATGGCGCTCGGGCGCACACCGCTCGCCTCGCGCCTGTGGTTCCGGCGGACGGTGGAGGAGCGGGTCGCCTCGGTCGGACTGCTGGACGAGGAGGGCGGCGGGCTCGTCGCGGTCGCGGTCCCCGTCGTGCGCGACGAGCGCGTCGTGGGCCTCCTCGTGGGCGAGCTCGCGACGGCGAGCGAGCTGCTGCCGACGACCCCTCGCGGGACGAACGAGTCCATGGTCGCCCTTCTCGGTGAGCGCGGTCGGCTCCTCCTGCCGGCAACGCCCCCGCCGCTGCTGCGCCAGCCGGAGCTCGCCGAGCGCCTCCGCCCGCTGGTGGAGGCTCCCGGGGCCGTCACGCTCGGAGGCACGCGGCTCCTCGGCGCGGCGGCGCTCGTCCCCGGAACCGGCATGCTGCTCGCCGTGCTCGAGGACGAGGCGAGGGACCGCGAGATCCTCAAGCGCCGCTACCTTGGCCAGCTCGGCTTCCACACCGCGCTGTTCGGCGGAGTGCTCCTGCTCTTCACGGTGCTCCTGCGTCGCTCCTACCGCTCGCTGGTGACAGCCGAAGAACAACTGCGGCGCCAGGAGACGATGGCGGCGCTCGGCACGGCCTCCTCGCTCATCGCCCACGAGGTGAAGAACGCGCTCAACAGCATGCAGGCCGCGCTCAGCATGATCCGCGCGAAGGGAGGGGAGACGACGTTGCCCGTCCAGGCGCTGCGCTCCCAGGCGGAGCGGCTCGGCCACCTCGCCCGCTCATTGCTGAGCTTTGCCTCCCCCCAGTCCACGCAGCGGCGCAGCTGTGAGATGCACCTGCTGGTCCAGGACGCGCTTCAAGCCGTAAGGCTCCTGCCGGAAGCCGCGGACGTCGTCATCGAAACCACGCTTCAGGAGGGGCTCTTCGTGAAGGGGGACCCGACGCTGCTGGTCTCCGCTGTCGACAACCTCATGCGCAACGCCGTCGAAGCCGGCGCCGTGGCCCATGATATAGGTCAGCAGCCCACGCCCCGCGTCCAGGTCCGGCTCCTTCGCGACGGCGGAGAGGTGGTGCTCATCGTGGAGGACAACGCAGGAGGAGTCCCCCCGGCCTTCGAGCCGCGGCTCTGGGAGCCATTCGCGGTGGGTCGGTCGAAGGGGATCGGGCTGGGGCTCCCGATGGTACGCACGGCCATCCGTGCGCATGATGGAGGAAGCGTTTCCTACACCCGCGTGCCTGGAGGCAGCCTCTTCACGGTCCGCCTTCCGCTCGAGAAAATGGCTTCATGA
- a CDS encoding carbonic anhydrase: protein MKKLIRGLLDFQRHTLPSYRATFARLAKGQTPDCLFISCSDSRVVPNLLVSTDPGDLFTVRNVGNLVPPAVLNGHSTADRSEAAAIEFSLGFLPIEDVVVCGHSSCGAMKAILAGGSVKGSPNLEQWLAHGAPSLKALKENTQVGAGLPDADRLSQLNVLAQLEHLKTYPIVRDRLAAGTLRLHGWWFDIGAAQVHAYRSDLGRFVPIDETEGDRLLTQLSDTPEEQQALRAV from the coding sequence GTGAAGAAGCTCATCAGAGGCCTGCTCGATTTCCAGCGTCACACCCTGCCCTCGTACCGGGCGACCTTCGCGCGGCTCGCGAAGGGGCAGACTCCGGACTGCCTCTTCATCAGCTGCTCGGACAGCCGCGTGGTGCCCAACCTGCTCGTCTCCACGGATCCCGGTGACCTCTTCACCGTGCGCAACGTGGGCAACCTCGTCCCGCCCGCCGTGCTCAACGGTCACTCCACGGCGGACCGCTCGGAGGCGGCGGCCATCGAGTTCTCCCTGGGCTTCCTGCCCATCGAGGACGTCGTCGTCTGCGGACACTCGAGCTGCGGCGCGATGAAGGCCATCCTGGCCGGAGGCTCCGTGAAGGGCTCTCCGAACCTCGAGCAGTGGCTCGCGCACGGAGCGCCTTCGCTCAAGGCGTTGAAGGAGAACACCCAGGTGGGCGCGGGGCTGCCCGACGCGGATCGCCTCTCCCAGCTGAACGTCCTCGCGCAGCTCGAGCACCTGAAGACCTACCCCATCGTGCGGGATCGGCTGGCGGCGGGAACGCTGCGGCTGCACGGCTGGTGGTTCGACATCGGGGCGGCGCAGGTCCACGCCTACCGCTCCGACCTCGGCCGCTTCGTTCCCATCGACGAGACCGAGGGGGATCGGCTCCTGACGCAGCTGAGCGACACCCCTGAGGAGCAGCAGGCTCTGCGCGCCGTCTAG
- a CDS encoding host attachment protein, translated as MADKRLWILVANASRARLFATDAKAEKWDLIEQFQHDESRAKPVDLFNQADNPNAGTLHGPVPENDPNGRRELEHERFARELCAHLDRGVDSQAFDELVIAAPPAFLGKVRGLLSTRVKQRVRLDLDSDYSNLPARELPDRVPLL; from the coding sequence ATGGCGGACAAGAGGCTCTGGATCCTGGTGGCCAACGCGAGTCGCGCCCGGCTCTTCGCCACGGATGCGAAGGCGGAGAAGTGGGACCTCATCGAGCAGTTCCAGCATGACGAGAGCCGGGCCAAGCCCGTGGACCTCTTCAATCAGGCCGACAACCCCAACGCGGGCACGCTGCACGGCCCGGTGCCGGAGAACGACCCCAACGGGCGGCGGGAGCTGGAGCACGAGCGCTTCGCGCGGGAGCTGTGCGCGCACCTGGACAGGGGCGTGGATTCGCAGGCCTTCGACGAGCTGGTCATCGCGGCGCCGCCCGCGTTCCTGGGCAAGGTGCGCGGCCTGTTGAGCACGCGCGTGAAGCAGCGGGTGCGGCTGGACCTGGACTCGGACTACTCGAACCTGCCCGCGCGGGAGCTGCCTGACCGGGTGCCCCTGCTGTAG
- a CDS encoding SulP family inorganic anion transporter, with the protein MTSGGKAAEARPSFKEILASDLPASLVVFLVALPLCMGIALASGAPIMAGLIAGVVGGIVVGLMGGVPLLVSGPAAGLAVMVFGFIQELGFAVTCAAVAAAGLVQVALGVLKVARSALAISPAVIHGMLAGIGILIVLGQVHIVLGGSPQSNAWNNLRELPGQIADLHGPATLLGLLTLGILIAWQFLPNGRLKKVPGPLVAVVGGSVIAAVLNSDVARVQLAADALSAINLPSLPEGSMWGAFFVAVLSLALVASAESLLSAVATDKLHTGERANLDRELLAQGVANTLSGLVGGLPITGVIVRSAANINAGAKTRWSAVLHAVWMLAFITLLGGLASFVPLTVLAGLLVHVGLKLVNLAHIRELRHRGELPVYLITVAGVVGINLLAGIGLGLGAAILRLLWQLGQVRVETQVANGVHQVCISGALTFVGVPKLSSALAKIPSGSRVEVDVAVGTLDHSGFEALESWADTHRKTGGTVTMEPLEDVWKRRATPATGPVAASSPSSPVHHVSSSLASGGAQ; encoded by the coding sequence ATGACTTCGGGTGGAAAAGCTGCAGAGGCGAGGCCCTCATTCAAGGAGATCCTCGCCTCGGATTTGCCGGCTTCGCTGGTGGTGTTCCTGGTGGCCCTGCCCCTCTGTATGGGCATCGCGCTCGCCTCCGGGGCGCCCATCATGGCGGGACTCATTGCCGGCGTCGTGGGTGGCATCGTGGTGGGCCTCATGGGGGGCGTGCCGCTGCTGGTGAGCGGCCCCGCGGCGGGCCTCGCGGTGATGGTCTTTGGCTTCATCCAGGAGCTGGGCTTCGCCGTGACGTGCGCGGCGGTGGCCGCGGCGGGTCTCGTGCAGGTGGCGCTCGGCGTGCTGAAGGTGGCGCGCTCAGCGCTTGCCATCTCGCCAGCCGTGATTCACGGAATGCTCGCGGGCATCGGCATCCTCATCGTGCTGGGGCAGGTCCACATCGTTCTCGGAGGTTCTCCGCAGAGCAATGCCTGGAACAACCTGCGGGAGCTGCCCGGGCAGATCGCCGACCTTCATGGACCGGCCACGCTGCTGGGCCTGCTCACGCTTGGAATCCTCATCGCGTGGCAGTTCCTGCCGAACGGGCGTCTGAAGAAGGTCCCGGGGCCGCTGGTGGCGGTGGTGGGCGGATCCGTGATCGCGGCGGTGTTGAACTCGGACGTGGCGCGGGTGCAGCTGGCGGCGGATGCGCTGTCGGCCATCAACCTGCCCTCCCTTCCTGAAGGGTCCATGTGGGGCGCCTTCTTCGTGGCCGTGCTGTCCCTCGCGCTCGTGGCGAGCGCCGAGTCGCTCTTGAGCGCGGTGGCGACGGACAAGCTCCACACGGGTGAGCGGGCGAACCTTGATCGCGAGCTGCTCGCGCAGGGCGTGGCGAACACCCTGTCCGGTCTGGTCGGCGGTCTGCCCATCACCGGCGTCATCGTGCGCAGCGCCGCGAACATCAATGCCGGCGCGAAGACGCGCTGGTCGGCGGTGCTTCACGCGGTGTGGATGCTCGCCTTCATCACCCTGCTGGGTGGGCTGGCTTCCTTCGTGCCCCTGACGGTGCTCGCCGGTCTGCTCGTGCACGTGGGCCTGAAGCTCGTGAACCTGGCCCACATCCGGGAGCTCCGGCACCGGGGCGAGCTGCCGGTCTACCTCATCACCGTGGCGGGGGTCGTGGGCATCAACCTGCTCGCGGGCATCGGCCTGGGACTTGGCGCGGCCATCCTCCGGCTCCTGTGGCAGCTCGGCCAGGTGCGCGTGGAGACCCAGGTCGCCAACGGCGTCCACCAGGTCTGCATCAGCGGTGCGCTGACGTTCGTCGGGGTGCCGAAGCTGTCGTCGGCGCTCGCGAAGATTCCCTCGGGCTCCAGGGTGGAGGTGGACGTGGCGGTCGGCACGCTCGACCACTCCGGCTTCGAGGCGCTCGAGAGCTGGGCTGACACGCATCGCAAGACGGGCGGCACCGTGACCATGGAGCCGCTCGAGGACGTCTGGAAGCGGCGTGCAACCCCCGCTACGGGGCCTGTCGCGGCCTCATCCCCTTCGTCTCCTGTCCATCACGTTTCGTCGTCTCTCGCTTCCGGAGGTGCACAGTGA
- a CDS encoding methyl-accepting chemotaxis protein: MPPLFLRSLTLRGRLLLYMTLVSCVPLLALTGLQDSLMRRQTEAQIDSSLRMEAEGFKDLLESTLAERESSARSWAEDPVVRAALRTKDPTSSDAMLSLLQRRYLTLNGIVLFDNRGAAVSASTPALRDAYAGGEAQVRATAWFREAQAGRTTAEGVAVEDPIFSVHVLPLAVPVTDEAGRPLGVLLAAFDWGQVGELVKPALARAQQRGHPSFAIEVRDANGALLFDSRTGAHDDAGRVAVEAVDGTVLRDVGDGWRIVAQVDPAEAYAPLNHMRRLVLGLAALFVAAVGLGSWVLARGITRPLRALSEVVRRVVKEGDLTQVMETQAGKDEVGELTEAFRQMMKNLHETATSLHQGTRVLSETVAELNLASEVQERNVARQAAALQETQVTAQEIKQTSLLAAEKAETVLGVAARAEEVGRAGEGAIRDSLDGFQGLHEQSGEMAMRIVQLNERTQQIGGITQTVKDLADQSNMLALNAAIEAVRSGEHGKGFSVVAREIRNLADQSIQATEKVRDILGDLGHAIISTAKMTEQSHASVAEGLDQVRTSGEHLKELATIVQDNAAAARQIAGAVSQQNAGIAQIFSAVTDLSSMMTETQASLKSTTGAARRLQEVAGRMEGVARAYRI, encoded by the coding sequence ATGCCTCCTCTCTTCTTGCGATCCCTGACGCTGCGTGGGCGGCTGCTGCTGTACATGACGCTGGTGTCGTGCGTGCCCTTGCTGGCCCTCACCGGGTTGCAGGACTCGTTGATGCGGCGGCAGACGGAGGCGCAGATCGACTCGTCGCTGCGCATGGAGGCGGAGGGCTTCAAGGACCTGCTCGAATCCACGCTCGCGGAGCGCGAGTCCAGCGCGCGCAGCTGGGCGGAGGACCCCGTCGTGCGCGCGGCGCTGCGCACGAAGGACCCGACCTCCAGCGACGCGATGCTGTCGCTCCTGCAGCGGCGCTACCTCACGCTCAACGGCATCGTGCTCTTCGACAACAGGGGCGCGGCGGTCTCCGCCAGCACGCCCGCGCTGCGGGATGCATACGCCGGCGGCGAGGCCCAGGTGCGCGCGACCGCGTGGTTCCGCGAGGCCCAGGCTGGACGCACCACGGCGGAGGGTGTGGCCGTGGAGGACCCCATCTTCAGCGTGCACGTGCTGCCGCTGGCGGTGCCGGTGACGGACGAGGCAGGACGTCCGCTGGGCGTGCTCCTGGCCGCGTTCGACTGGGGCCAGGTGGGGGAGCTGGTGAAGCCCGCGCTCGCCCGGGCCCAGCAGCGCGGCCACCCCAGCTTCGCCATTGAAGTGCGCGACGCGAACGGCGCGCTGCTGTTCGACTCGCGCACGGGGGCGCACGACGACGCGGGCCGCGTGGCCGTGGAGGCGGTGGACGGCACGGTCCTGCGCGACGTGGGCGACGGGTGGCGCATCGTGGCCCAGGTGGACCCGGCGGAGGCGTACGCGCCGCTCAACCACATGCGCCGGCTGGTGCTGGGGCTCGCGGCCCTCTTCGTGGCGGCGGTGGGCCTGGGCTCGTGGGTCCTGGCGCGCGGCATCACCCGGCCCCTGCGCGCGCTCAGCGAGGTGGTCCGCCGCGTGGTGAAGGAAGGCGACCTCACGCAGGTGATGGAGACCCAGGCGGGCAAGGACGAGGTGGGCGAGCTGACGGAGGCCTTCAGGCAGATGATGAAGAACCTGCATGAGACGGCCACCAGCCTCCACCAGGGCACGCGCGTGCTCAGCGAGACGGTGGCGGAGCTCAACCTCGCCTCGGAGGTCCAGGAGCGCAACGTGGCCCGGCAGGCCGCCGCGCTCCAGGAGACGCAGGTCACCGCGCAGGAAATCAAGCAGACGTCGCTGCTGGCCGCGGAGAAGGCGGAGACGGTGCTGGGCGTGGCGGCGCGGGCGGAGGAGGTGGGCCGCGCGGGCGAGGGCGCCATCCGCGACAGCCTGGACGGCTTCCAGGGCCTGCACGAGCAGTCCGGGGAGATGGCCATGCGCATCGTGCAGCTCAACGAGCGCACGCAGCAGATTGGCGGCATCACCCAGACGGTGAAGGACCTGGCGGACCAGTCCAACATGCTCGCGCTCAACGCGGCCATCGAGGCGGTGCGCTCCGGCGAGCACGGCAAGGGCTTCAGCGTGGTGGCGCGCGAGATCCGCAACCTGGCGGACCAGTCCATCCAGGCCACGGAGAAGGTGCGCGACATCCTGGGGGACCTGGGCCACGCCATCATCTCCACCGCGAAGATGACCGAGCAGAGCCACGCGAGCGTCGCGGAGGGGTTGGATCAGGTGCGCACCAGCGGCGAGCACCTCAAGGAGCTGGCCACCATCGTCCAGGACAACGCCGCGGCGGCGCGGCAGATCGCCGGCGCGGTGAGCCAGCAGAACGCGGGCATCGCGCAAATCTTCAGCGCGGTGACGGACCTGTCCTCCATGATGACCGAGACCCAGGCGAGCCTGAAGTCCACCACCGGCGCCGCGCGGCGGCTGCAGGAAGTGGCCGGGCGGATGGAAGGCGTCGCCAGGGCGTACCGCATCTGA
- a CDS encoding HAD family hydrolase, whose translation MAAVPAVKAVLLDLGNVLVFHDNALLFARLAARAGLEPQEAARRLTGAGWTAANRGLLDAEGIRQDVCGALGVELPMEEFAPLWSSHFTVHHAVLPRVEGLEGRVKRVLVSNTNALHVAYLKPLLPLLARFDALVLSCEVGAVKPEPAIYHRALAEAGCAPDEAAFFDDLPEFVDAARALGLRGHVFTDAPAFDAQLKALGL comes from the coding sequence GTGGCCGCTGTCCCCGCCGTGAAGGCCGTGCTGCTGGACCTGGGCAACGTGCTGGTGTTCCACGACAACGCCCTGCTCTTCGCCAGGCTCGCGGCGCGGGCGGGCCTGGAGCCCCAGGAAGCGGCGCGGCGGCTCACCGGCGCGGGGTGGACGGCGGCGAACCGGGGCCTGCTGGACGCGGAGGGCATCCGCCAGGACGTGTGCGGCGCGCTGGGCGTGGAGCTGCCCATGGAGGAGTTCGCGCCCCTGTGGAGCAGCCACTTCACCGTGCACCACGCGGTGCTGCCGCGCGTGGAGGGGCTGGAGGGCCGGGTGAAGCGGGTGCTGGTGTCCAACACCAACGCGCTGCACGTGGCCTACCTGAAGCCGCTGCTGCCGCTGCTGGCGCGCTTCGACGCGCTGGTGCTGAGCTGCGAGGTGGGCGCGGTGAAGCCGGAGCCGGCCATCTACCACCGGGCGCTGGCGGAGGCGGGCTGCGCGCCGGACGAGGCCGCCTTCTTCGACGACCTGCCCGAGTTCGTCGACGCGGCCCGCGCCCTGGGCCTGCGCGGTCACGTCTTCACGGACGCCCCCGCGTTCGACGCGCAGCTGAAGGCCCTGGGCCTCTGA
- a CDS encoding adenylate/guanylate cyclase domain-containing protein, which translates to MVVEAPEPRKLSAIMFTDMEAPAGQRWRDDCLQQALHDEHGRLVRDLLPRHGGREVKRMEEGGFLLEFDAGLSAVSFALEWRAAVDARNRCVPGERRMSVRAGAHLGLVVHRDGDVFGEGVNLAARIESLARPGTVYVSETVAAQVEGRLKAPPVRLGRNELKNIKLPVAVFRIDAPVEPRGEGALMARVRSLLGRRRVPAGG; encoded by the coding sequence ATGGTGGTGGAGGCCCCGGAGCCCCGGAAGTTGTCGGCCATCATGTTCACGGACATGGAGGCCCCCGCTGGTCAGCGCTGGCGGGATGACTGTCTTCAGCAGGCCCTGCACGACGAGCATGGACGGCTCGTGCGGGACCTGCTGCCGCGCCACGGAGGGCGCGAGGTGAAGCGGATGGAGGAGGGCGGCTTCCTGCTGGAGTTCGACGCGGGGTTGTCCGCGGTGTCGTTCGCGCTGGAGTGGCGCGCCGCCGTGGATGCGCGCAACCGCTGCGTGCCGGGCGAGCGGCGCATGTCCGTCCGCGCGGGCGCGCACCTGGGCCTGGTGGTGCACCGCGATGGCGACGTGTTCGGCGAGGGCGTCAACCTGGCGGCCCGCATCGAATCGCTGGCGCGTCCGGGCACCGTCTACGTCAGCGAGACGGTGGCGGCGCAGGTGGAGGGCCGCTTGAAGGCGCCCCCCGTGCGGCTGGGCCGCAATGAGCTGAAGAACATCAAGCTGCCGGTGGCGGTGTTCCGCATCGACGCGCCGGTGGAGCCCCGGGGTGAGGGCGCGCTCATGGCGCGCGTGCGTTCACTGCTGGGCCGTCGGCGCGTGCCCGCGGGCGGTTGA
- a CDS encoding sigma-54-dependent transcriptional regulator, which produces MSTSLLLVDDDRTFSSLAASMLSQEGFRVRVARSLHETRAALAAEAPDLVVLDRRLPDGDGLVFLPELRAQLPATVVLMVTAHGDIESAVEAIRAGARDYLSKPVEIDDLVMRARRAASDLQLQERLRQAESVLEGRHRMAEPLSPAMQQTLEMLERIATTPRSPVLLLGETGTGKAVLARHLHALRQKQGAFVQINCAALPDTMMESELFGHERGAFTDAKTARRGLVELASDGLLFLDEVGELPLALQAKLLTFLDKGAFRRLGGTTELTSTARIVAATNKDLEAEVAAGRFREDLLFRLSVFRVEVPPLRERREDVLPLARTLVLELCSELGRRPVPFSPAAEERLLSYPFPGNVRELRNVLERALVLEGGPTLELPSLSKGNGTPASGDPNAFSVSGPPRPLDEVERLYVRHVLEQLGGRRMEAARALGLSYPTFLRRLEENPPSE; this is translated from the coding sequence ATGAGCACATCCCTGCTGCTCGTCGATGACGACAGGACCTTCTCCTCGCTCGCGGCGTCCATGCTGAGCCAGGAAGGGTTTCGCGTCCGGGTTGCTCGTTCGCTGCATGAGACCCGCGCCGCGCTCGCCGCGGAGGCGCCTGACCTCGTCGTGTTGGATCGAAGGCTGCCGGACGGTGACGGGCTCGTCTTCCTGCCCGAGCTGCGGGCCCAGCTCCCGGCGACGGTCGTGCTGATGGTGACCGCGCACGGCGACATCGAGAGCGCCGTCGAGGCCATCCGGGCGGGGGCTCGCGACTACCTGAGCAAGCCGGTCGAGATTGACGACCTGGTGATGCGCGCGCGCCGCGCGGCGAGCGACCTCCAACTCCAGGAGCGGCTGCGCCAGGCCGAGAGCGTCCTCGAAGGTCGGCATCGGATGGCGGAGCCTCTTTCGCCAGCGATGCAGCAGACCCTGGAGATGCTGGAGCGGATCGCCACCACGCCGCGAAGTCCCGTCCTGCTGCTCGGGGAGACGGGGACCGGGAAGGCGGTGCTCGCCCGCCACCTCCACGCCCTGCGCCAGAAGCAGGGGGCCTTCGTGCAGATCAACTGCGCCGCGCTCCCGGACACGATGATGGAGAGCGAGCTCTTCGGGCACGAGCGCGGCGCCTTCACGGATGCGAAGACGGCCAGGCGCGGGCTCGTGGAGCTGGCGAGCGATGGGCTGCTCTTCCTCGACGAGGTGGGTGAGCTGCCGCTCGCGCTCCAGGCGAAGCTGCTCACCTTCCTGGACAAGGGGGCCTTCCGGCGGCTGGGTGGCACGACGGAGCTCACGAGCACCGCGCGGATCGTGGCGGCCACCAACAAGGACCTTGAAGCGGAGGTCGCCGCCGGGCGCTTTCGCGAGGACCTCCTCTTCCGGCTCAGCGTGTTCCGGGTGGAGGTGCCCCCCTTGCGCGAGCGCCGCGAGGACGTGCTGCCACTCGCACGGACGCTCGTGCTGGAGCTCTGCTCGGAGCTCGGTCGACGCCCCGTCCCCTTCTCTCCCGCCGCGGAGGAGCGCCTGCTGAGCTACCCCTTCCCCGGCAATGTCCGGGAGCTGCGCAACGTGCTTGAGCGAGCACTCGTGCTTGAAGGCGGGCCGACGCTGGAACTGCCGTCACTCTCCAAGGGGAACGGCACGCCGGCCTCGGGCGACCCCAACGCCTTCTCCGTGTCAGGCCCGCCTCGGCCGCTCGATGAAGTGGAGCGGCTCTACGTCCGGCACGTGCTCGAGCAGCTTGGCGGCCGGCGCATGGAGGCAGCCCGCGCTCTGGGTCTGTCCTACCCGACCTTTCTCCGCCGCCTGGAAGAGAACCCGCCCTCTGAGTGA